A region of the Hydra vulgaris chromosome 12, alternate assembly HydraT2T_AEP genome:
ATAGAAGTAatttaattattgcaataaatataatagtttttcCAGCTTTTAACAACTAGTGTTTTAATGATCAGTTTGCTTTTTACAGAAGTTTATTGTTGATggaaaaactcattttttttttggacgtCAAAAAGAGTATATTGATTTCACAGTGGATCATACATCTTGCTCTCGCATTCATGCTGTTATGGTTTACCATAAGCCATTGCAAAGAATGTTTTTGATAGACTTAGGCAGTAGTgagttgtttacttttttcacaaattatttgtaataatagaCTTTTAAATTAAGAATCAATTTCAGAAAATGCAAATTCTgtggaatttatttatttttcaatagctCATGGCACATTTTTGGGGAATACAAGACTTGAACCAAACTGTCCAATGCAGTTACCTGTTGATGAAAACTTTCACTTTGGTGCATCTACAAGAACTTGGGCGCTGCGAGAGAAACTTGCTTCTGGAATCATGGATAATTCTCTTAATTCAAGCATTAATGGAGTTGATGAAAATGAGACTACTAATCTCAGTTTGTTAGGGTTACCTGAAGCTGAGAATGATTTaaatgtaagaatttttttcttttgtgtttAAGATCATATCCAGCAATTTTTGGGCTTACTAAAATATCTCTGAACATCTAAAGTTCAAGTCATATATATCACacacataaataatttttcataggATGATATACTCGTAACATACATTTATTGGGAGCCATCACTTTCTTCAGGATTTGACAGAATATAACACAGCACACAATCGACGGGTTACCATTTTGCCGATTGATGAAGGAAGTATTGTAAACCCTTTAAAGCGAAAgcgaaaaaaaagttgcaacgTGACATTTACTACTGAAGATGAAATAATTAACCCaggtatttttttcttgttccttaatgcatgttttttttatgtccttaagcaaaattttttggttctaagtctttttttatctttttttttttttttgtttattagaggATATTGATCCCACTGTTGGAAGATTTCGTAATCTTATATCAACTGAAATTATTGCTCCCAATAAGGTAACTAATTTTTACTAAGCATTAAGTGttataataatgaaatagtattcaaataaaacaaatattttacatttagatTAACAAACAAGTTTTAGGACGTAGTACTGAGATTGGTTCAAATAAAGTAAGACAAGATTTTCAAGTCAATCATTTATATAATGACTCATCTATATTAGAACCTGCAAGTTCAGCTACCACCTTGATGACCCCTAAAATAACATCAGCACCTGATGTGGAAAGTCCTGATGTAATGCGTCCAATAATGCCAACACTTACAAAAACAATCATAAGAGCTGAAATAATTGAGGAAGGTCCACAGGAGCCTACAAGAAAGAAGTATATGAAAGAAGCATGGCCAGGACGTAAACCTAAAGCTAATAATCTTCTTAGCGTTTAGAATAGTTCCgttctttttgaagaaaaacattttttattgttatacgGGTAGcaagtattttaatttactcAGGATTAGCGACCCTGCCCTAAGCGAGCTCTTCTGCTTTAGCATGAAGTTGACTGTTAAACACAATGACTTACGCTACTTATTACGACTACTGTtcacgatgatgatgatgatgaagatgatgataaaaaaatgcGGGTAGTGAATTTACAGGGGATGACGACCCTGCCCTCACGAGTCACTGACCAAACAGCTGCAACAGAAACGGGAGCAATACAGTGAAATCTGCcgacaagttttaattttttgtttttcattttaactgAAAGATGACaggttttttttgatttcatcgtagttttaaatatttaatatccaggttatttaaaattatggtTTTCTCAAAATTCAGTAAATTAAATATTCCTGTTTCGTAATTGTTTTGTAAACGctgttttagtttaaaaaaatgcagaaattGAGTTTAAAGTGTATTGAGTGTAAAGTGTATTGAGTGTAAAATGCAATTGAGTGTAATATTAGTTAGGTGTTATCGTTGTAGTTAATTAAGTGAGAAACgcaaaaattgaattaaaagtttctaaatttttacaaaacgtTACCAGCATTCGATTTAAAGTAAATGTGCATGGTGTAGTGGTTGGAGTTATGACAGAACTGAAGGTTCGCGGTTTAAACCCGACACTGGCCTTACACCGCCTTCgttacggaagga
Encoded here:
- the LOC100204678 gene encoding nuclear inhibitor of protein phosphatase 1 codes for the protein MADVSRIKRKVKSLKPVQAPVPVKPNFEPPKWAGKPPPGMHLDVSKDGKLIEKFIVDGKTHFFFGRQKEYIDFTVDHTSCSRIHAVMVYHKPLQRMFLIDLGSTHGTFLGNTRLEPNCPMQLPVDENFHFGASTRTWALREKLASGIMDNSLNSSINGVDENETTNLSLLGLPEAENDLNDLTEYNTAHNRRVTILPIDEGSIVNPLKRKRKKSCNVTFTTEDEIINPEDIDPTVGRFRNLISTEIIAPNKINKQVLGRSTEIGSNKVRQDFQVNHLYNDSSILEPASSATTLMTPKITSAPDVESPDVMRPIMPTLTKTIIRAEIIEEGPQEPTRKKYMKEAWPGRKPKANNLLSV